In Octopus bimaculoides isolate UCB-OBI-ISO-001 chromosome 27, ASM119413v2, whole genome shotgun sequence, one DNA window encodes the following:
- the LOC106874922 gene encoding growth/differentiation factor 8: MNKMLFLRTLSQFYVFVCCQFLVFLDFSFGFAISNPLRWQQTPTLLRSHSLITNSKVPNPEPRSIFEVKTKAMFYKSKTNTENKLQERKQLSFRQKTNYSSRNSRFQNVIENHNSSMNSFNYHLGDIDSYSSRNENGSKNIWPVDVSGGMEDGDFEDGENVYTGLSIVRRNRRSLQNMYDRSLRTSNRNHRRKRRHPVDNDKKGGKFRFGKENERHRKVKLKAKQSRTATKQGSKHNLVTTKSNNNNNDNNNNNNNNNNDNNNNNRNRHGNSFRSKNSTGKQKQNGRRFGNHSYQHSSRSGTACHICNMKRIDKELRLKKLKIQILKQIGMTEFPNVTARQRISQVPVLRQLIDNMSMQRDEPQWKNLPDDYELSFPERMIIIAEKPQLTRRSLIARSANDICYFNIGDKLEHSVIKEANLWLYLKKTVKSIKRSIVKIRIWNATANTKRERPLRSIKLDVSNHGQWIKLKMSAIVKYWVKHSDFNYGLNITAIDPFGDNRIWTPAVPGHGEEYPVMDITFSRQKHGRQRRTTSYKCSAKEPLGRCCLYPLTVDFTKMKWAWVLHPKSFEANYCSGNCTIDMMDDSFPNTYIGFQSSLSVNDIPCCTSTNESVLQILYLTNKNKVIRTNLKDIIVNNCGCR; encoded by the exons ATGAACAAAATGTTATTCTTAAGGACACTTTCCCAATTCTATGTCTTCGTTTGCTGCCAGTTTCTTGTTTTTCTAGACTTCAGCTTTGGTTTCGCCATTTCTAATCCGTTACGGTGGCAGCAGACGCCAACTTTGCTCCGGTCTCATTCGTTAATAACCAATTCGAAAGTCCCGAATCCAGAACCGAGAAGCAtttttgaagtaaaaacaaaagcaatgttttataaaagtaaaacaaatacagAGAACAAGTTACAAGAAAGGAAGCAGTTGTCTTTTAGACAGAAAACTAATTATTCCAGTAGGAATTCGAGGTTCCAGAATGTAATAGAGAATCATAATTCATCTATGAATTCCTTCAACTACCATCTTGGAGATATTGATAGTTACAGTTCGAGAAACgaaaatggaagtaaaaatatTTGGCCGGTTGATGTAAGTGGTGGAATGGAAGATGGAGACTTCGAAGACGGTGAGAATGTTTACACTGGATTATCGATTgtgagaagaaacagaagaagctTGCAGAACATGTATGACAGGTCTTTGAGAACAAGCAACAGGAACCATCGCAGAAAGAGACGACATCCAGTGGACAATGACAAAAAAGGCGGCAAATTCCGATTTGGCAAAGAAAACGAAAGACATCGTAAAGTGAAGCTGAAAGCCAAGCAAAGCCGTACGGCGACAAAACAGGGCAGCAAACACAATTTAGTCACGactaaaagcaataataataataatgataataataataataataataataataataatgataataataataataatagaaaccgACACGGGAACAGTTTCAGGAGTAAAAATTCAACTggaaagcaaaaacagaacggTAGACGTTTCGGCAACCACTCGTACCAGCATTCTTCGAGATCAGGCACAGCTTGCCATATCTGCAACATGAAGAGAATCGATAAAGAATTGAGATTAAAGAAGCTTAAAATACAAATCTTGAAACAGATTGGTATGACTGAATTTCCGAACGTCACTGCAAGACAGCGAATATCGCAAGTTCCGGTTTTACGTCAACTCATTGACAATATGTCTATGCAACGCGATGAACCGCAATGGAAAAATCTACCTGATGATTATGAACTCAGCTTCCCAGAACGAATGATTATCATCGCCGAAAAAC caCAACTTACACGGCGCTCTTTGATCGCCAGAAGCGCTAACGACATCTGTTATTTCAACATTGGTGACAAATTGGAACATTCTGTTATTAAAGAAGCGAATTTATGGCTTTACCTGAAGAAAACTGTTAAAAGTATTAAAAGAAGTATTGTGAAAATCCGCATCTGGAATGCAACTGCAAACACGAAACGCGAAAGACCGTTAAGATCTATCAAACTTGATGTTAGCAATCACGGACAATGGATAAAATTGAAAATGTCTGCGATTGTGAAGTATTGGGTGAAACATAGTGACTTTAACTACGGTCTAAATATCACGGCTATTGATCCTTTTGGTGACAACAGGATTTGGACACCGGCAGTGCCTGGCCATGGTGAGGAATAC CCGGTGATGGACATTACATTCTCCCGTCAGAAACACGGCCGTCAAAGACGAACGACCAGTTACAAGTGCAGCGCGAAAGAACCTTTAGGCCGCTGCTGTTTGTACCCGCTTACAGTGGATTTCACGAAGATGAAATGGGCATGGGTATTACATCCGAAATCATTTGAAGCTAACTATTGCTCTGGCAATTGTACCATTGATATGATGGACGATAGTTTTCCAAACACTTATATCGGTTTTCAGTCTAGTCTGAGCGTCAATGATATCCCATGCTGCACATCGACCAATGAGAGCGTTCTCCAAATACTCTATTTGactaataaaaacaaagtaatcCGAACAAACCTTAAAGACATCATTGTTAATAACTGTGGCtgtcggtag